From Brassica oleracea var. oleracea cultivar TO1000 chromosome C3, BOL, whole genome shotgun sequence, a single genomic window includes:
- the LOC106333411 gene encoding uncharacterized protein LOC106333411, whose translation MHFLEIAYEKQSEIIIPTFCLNNQMAYINKVSAVAAILFFAVAIAPLLAEPQTPTFPKMDPVCASVMPDLLEKCFATVRETPTDDCCSDLKTATTTQVTCLCDNYIANPAIVNITGPYSAGITTKCGVFDKYSCNSTSNGGGEGSSGNSSSSSNGKNNSTSEGNGGRANTVSGSMAVFGLIASLICVMF comes from the exons ATGCACTTTTTGGAAATCGCATACGAAAAACAAAGTGAGATAATAATCCCCACATTTTGTCTAAACAATCAAATGGCTTACATTAACAAGGTTTCAGCGGTGGCAGCCATTTTATTTTTTGCGGTTGCGATTGCTCCGCTGCTAGCTGAGCCACAGACACCAACGTTTCCTAAGATGGATCCTGTATGTGCCTCAGTGATGCCTGACCTTCTCGAAAAGTGTTTCGCAACCGTTAGAGAAACGCCAACGGATGATTGCTGCAGCGATCTCAAAACCGCGACCACAACGCAAGTCACTTGCCTTTGTGATAATTACATAGCGAACCCGGCGATTGTGAACATCACGGGACCTTACTCCGCCGGAATCACAACCAAATGTGGCGTTTTTGACAAATACTCTTGCAACAGTACTAGTAATG GAGGAGGAGAAGGAAGCAGCGGCAACAGTAGCAGTAGCAGCAATGGCAAAAACAACAGCACAAGTGAGGGCAATGGGGGAAGAGCTAACACGGTTTCTGGATCAATGGCTGTTTTTGGTTTAATTGCAAGTCTAATCTGCGTTATGTTTTAA
- the LOC106334030 gene encoding uncharacterized protein LOC106334030 isoform X1: MVMIYINKVPAAVAIALLFLVVVIAPQWTKAQPLPPFPPMSPLPPLPPMSPLPPLPPMSPLPPMPKVDPVCTTAILDIVQNCYSTLSAVPSEECCNGLKSASKTQVTCLCDNFIAHPVFSNLTRPYYDQVSNACGVLDKYACNGTGEEGGDSKGGDPKGGDGNAGAINKIAGSMGLFGLITCLFFLLF, encoded by the exons ATGGTCATGATCTACATTAACAAAGTTCCCGCAGCGGTTGCGATAGCGCTGCTGTTTCTAGTGGTTGTGATCGCTCCTCAGTGGACAAAGGCACAGCCACTGCCGCCATTCCCGCCAATGTCGCCACTGCCGCCACTCCCGCCAATGTCGCCACTGCCGCCACTACCGCCAATGTCGCCACTGCCACCAATGCCGAAGGTGGATCCAGTGTGCACGACAGCGATCCTTGATATCGTCCAAAATTGCTACTCAACGTTGAGTGCGGTACCATCGGAAGAATGTTGCAATGGTCTCAAATCGGCGAGCAAGACACAAGTGACTTGTCTATGCGACAATTTTATCGCACATCCTGTCTTCAGCAACTTGACCCGACCTTACTACGACCAAGTTAGTAACGCATGTGGTGTTCTTGACAAATACGCCTGCAATGGTACAGGTGAAGAAG GAGGAGATTCTAAAGGAGGAGATCCGAAAGGAGGAGACGGTAACGCAGGAGCAATCAACAAGATTGCTGGATCAATGGGTCTATTTGGATTGATTACATGTCTGTTCTTCCTTTTGTTTTAA
- the LOC106334030 gene encoding uncharacterized protein LOC106334030 isoform X2, translating to MVMIYINKVPAAVAIALLFLVVVIAPQWTKAQPLPPFPPMSPLPPLPPMSPLPPLPPMSPLPPMPKVDPVCTTAILDIVQNCYSTLSAVPSEECCNGLKSASKTQVTCLCDNFIAHPVFSNLTRPYYDQVSNACGVLDKYACNGTGGDSKGGDPKGGDGNAGAINKIAGSMGLFGLITCLFFLLF from the exons ATGGTCATGATCTACATTAACAAAGTTCCCGCAGCGGTTGCGATAGCGCTGCTGTTTCTAGTGGTTGTGATCGCTCCTCAGTGGACAAAGGCACAGCCACTGCCGCCATTCCCGCCAATGTCGCCACTGCCGCCACTCCCGCCAATGTCGCCACTGCCGCCACTACCGCCAATGTCGCCACTGCCACCAATGCCGAAGGTGGATCCAGTGTGCACGACAGCGATCCTTGATATCGTCCAAAATTGCTACTCAACGTTGAGTGCGGTACCATCGGAAGAATGTTGCAATGGTCTCAAATCGGCGAGCAAGACACAAGTGACTTGTCTATGCGACAATTTTATCGCACATCCTGTCTTCAGCAACTTGACCCGACCTTACTACGACCAAGTTAGTAACGCATGTGGTGTTCTTGACAAATACGCCTGCAATGGTACAG GAGGAGATTCTAAAGGAGGAGATCCGAAAGGAGGAGACGGTAACGCAGGAGCAATCAACAAGATTGCTGGATCAATGGGTCTATTTGGATTGATTACATGTCTGTTCTTCCTTTTGTTTTAA